The nucleotide window CGTCTCCGCCACCGAGAGCTGGCGTGACGCCCCGCCCGTGGAGGTATCCGCGCTGCTGCGCACCAGTGGCCGTACGGAGAGGTTCACCCGCACCGGGCGGGTGCGGGACGTGGCGGCGCTGAAGGCGGAGCGGGCCGAGCGGGCGAGAGCGGAGCGGGCCGAGCTGGAAGCCGCGTGGAGTCTGCTGCGTACCGAATCTCCGGTTCGCCTCTCCCGGTTCGGGGCGCTCGACCACGAGGTGTTCGAACGGCTCCTCGATCTGCTGGGCCGGGCGCTGGCGGTGCGTCCCGACGCCACTGGGGCGCGCCGCTCGGTGACCGGGGACGGGCGGGTCGAGGTCGTGCTGCGGCCCCCCGCCGATCCGCAGGGGGCGCCCGCTGTCCTGCGGACCGCGCGAGGGGCGCTCAGCTGTCCGGACTACGTCATCGAAGTGCACACGGTGGGCGCTTCCGGAGCCTTCGACGTCATGGACCGGGAGGTGGTGGCCGGATGAGCAACTTCGCCAACCAGCTCGTGGTGGCCGAGCGCGAAGAGATGTCCCGTTGCATCCGAACGCTGCTGGTGCGGCCCCTGCTCACCGAGCGCGCCGACCCGGTGGTGTTCGATCTGGTGCGCCGCCGCCGCGACCCGCTGGCGCACTGGTTCGACTACCACTGCGGCTGGACGCTGGCCGTCGAACCCCGTCTGGGGTACGCCCGGCTGCTGAAGTTCAACGCGGAGGCCGACGCGTCCCGTCCGGCGCGGCGGACCCGGGCGGGCAGGGCGCCGTTCGACCGGCGGCGGTACGTCCTGCTGTGCCTCACCGCCGCCGAGCTGCTGTCCGTCCCGGTCACCACGATCGGGCTGCTGGCCGACCGGGTCGTGCAGGCCGCTTCGGCGGACGAGGCCCTGTCCGCGTTCGACACGGCGCAGCGTGCGGAGCGCGTCGCGTTCGTCGACGTCCTTCGGCTGCTGGAGTCGTACGGGGCCTTGCAGACCGTGGACGGGGCCACGGACAGTTTCGCCGAATCGGTCGAGGCGAAGGTGCTCTACCGGGTCGATTCGAGTGTGCTGATGCGGCTGCTCGCCGCCCCGTGCGGGCCGTCCCGGATCGCGGTGCCGGCAGCCGACATCCCGGCCCGCTTCGAAGAGCTGCTCACCGGACTCGTGGAGGAGCGGCGGTACGGGCTCCCCGTCGGCGGGGACGCGGCGGACGACGCACAGCCGGACACGCCGCTCTCGCCGGTCCGGCGCAATCTGTGGCTGCGGCACTCGGTGCTGCGGCGCCTCTTGGACCAGCCGGTGCTGCACCGCGACGAGCTGTCCGAGGCCGAGCTCGGCTACCTGGCCTCCCCCACCGGTCGTCAGATCCTGCGCCGGGCCGCCGAACAGGCGGGCTTCGTGCTGGAGGAGCGGGCCGAAGGGTTCATGCTGGTCGATCCGGACGCCATCGCCACGGACAGCAAATTCCCCGACGACGCGAACCACGCCAAGGTCGCCGCGCTGCTGCTCCTGGACGTGCTGAACGCCGCGCCCGCCGGGTGCGCCCCCGAGCAGCTGGCGGTCGAGGCGGAACGGATTCTGGACCGGTTCCCGCGCTGGGGCAAGGCGTACCGGACGGAGGGCGGGGCGGCGGCGCTCGCCGACGACGCCGTGCGGGTCCTGGCCGATTTCCGGCTCGTACGGCGCGAAGGCGGCCGGGTCGTGCCCAGACCGGCCGCCGCCCGCTACCGCGTCACCAGTGCCACTCTCAAGGAAGAACACCCCGCATGACGGTCACCGCACTCCCCCTCAGCGCCCCCGGCTCCGCCTCCGGGGGTTCGGGCCCCGGCGAGCGCTGGCAGCCGACCCGGGCCGGCGTGCTCAACGTGTGGCGCTACTACGACGAGGTGTTCACCTTCCACCGCGGGCGCCTGCTGCTGCGCGGGCCCAACGGCACCGGGAAGTCGAAGGCGCTGGAAGTCCTGTTGCCGTTCCTCTTCGACGCGAGCCTGCGCCCCCACCGGCTGTCCACCTTCGGCGGCTCGGAACGCACCATGCACTGGAACCTCATGGGCGAGGGCGCCACAGGGCTCACCCGGGTGGGATACGTGTGGCTCGAGTTCCGGTCGGAGCGTGGCGAAGGTGGTGCGGGCGAAGGTGGTGCGGGCGAAGGTGGTGCCGAGGAGTTCCTCACCATCGGTGCGCGTCTGCAGGCCGGGGAGCGGACCACGACCGTCACCACCGACTTCTTCACCAGCCGCAGCCGGGTCGGTGTGCCCGGCGGCCTCTCCCTCGTCAACGACTCGGGGCAGCCCCTGACGAAGGCGGCGCTCGCGGCCGAGCTGTCCGGGCACGGAGAAGTGCACGCGTCGGCGTCCGACTACCGGGACACCGTGCGCCAAACCCTGTTCCCCGGCCTGAGCGAGCAGCGCTACAACGCCCTGATCACGGCACTGCTCCAGCTGCGCACACCGAAGCTGTCCCAGCGCCTCGACCCCTCACTGCTCTCGGAACTGCTGTCGCGCGCCCTGCCCCCGCTCGACCAGGGTGAGATCTCCGAACTGGCCGACGGTTTCGAACGGCTGGACCGTCGCCGCGAGCACCTGGCCCGGCTGGAGGACGAGGTGCGGGCCGCGCAGGCACTGGGCGCCCGCCAGCGCGCGTACGCCCAGCGGGTGCTGCGTGCCGGGGCCGCCGCCCTGATCTCGGCCACCACCGACATGGACAACCGCACGCGCACGGCCACGGAGTGCGAAGAGGAGTTCCGTGCTGCCGTGGCGGAGCGGGAGAAGGCCGAGGAGGAGCAGCGGGAGACGGAGGCATCGGGCGCCGAACTCGTCGCGAGGATCGAGGTGCTGACGGAGTCCGACGCGTACCGGGAGGGACAGGACCTGGACCAGCGCCGTCAGCGGGCGGCGGAGGCGCACCGGGACGCGGAGGCGCGGCAGCTGGCGGCCGACGCGGCCCGGACGACCGCGGATCAGGACGAGGCCCGTCACGCCCGGGCGCTGGAGTCGGCGGACGCGCAGGCGGAACGGGTCCGCCTCGCCGAAAGCGACTCCTGGCAGGTGGCCCGGCGGGCCGGTATGTCCGCCGCCTGTACGGAGGTGAGCGGCGCACTCGAAGCGGGAAACCCCGACCGGGCCGGGCAGATTCTGCACGGTGCGGTGCGGGGGCGGCGGAGCCAGGTGGAGGACGTGCGCGAGGCACTCGGTGTGCTGCGCGCGGCCCTCGCCGAACGCACGTCGGCCGAAGAGCGCGTGGAGGCTTCCCGCGCCGGGCTCGCCGCGGCGTCCGAGCAGCGTGCACAGGCCGCTGACCGGTATCAGCAGGCGGCCGGGGCGCAGGCCGAGCGGCTGCGGGAATGGGCGCGGCGGTGCGGGGAACTCTCCTTCGACGAGAGCGCCGTGGAGGAACTGGCCGGCCGGGCAGCCGCCGAGACCGAGGTGCTGGCGCTCGTGGACGCCGCCGCCCGCAGGGTCGAGCACGCCCTGACCACGGCCGAGGCGACGGTCACGGCCCGTATCGGCACGGCCCGCACGGAGCGGGAGGCGCTGGCGGCGGAGGCCGGACGGTTGCGGGAGGTCGCTGAACTGCCGCCGCCCACACCGGCGTTCCGTACCGCGGACCGTTCCAGGCTGTCCGGTGCTCCCTTGTGGAAGCTGGTCGGCTTCCACGACGCGGTGCCGGCGGCCACGCGCAGCGCGGTCGAAGCCGCGCTGGAGGCCAGCGGGCTGCTGGACGCGTGGGTGGCGCCGTACGGGGGCGCGTTCGCGCTGGGCCACGACACGTTCGCCGAGGCGGAGTGGGCGGAGCCCGCCCCGGGCCGCCATCTCGGCGAGGTGCTGCGCCCCGAGCCCGGTGCCCCCGTGTCGGCGGAGCGCATCGGCCAGTTGCTGACGGGGATCGCGTACGGGGACACGTTGCCCCCGGAGCACGGCGCCGCGGTCGGTGCGGACGGCACCTGGCGGCTGGCCAGCGCCACGGGAAGCTGGGCCAAGTCCGACGTCGCCTACATCGGGGCCTCGGCACGGGCCAGGTCCCGGGAGCGCCGCATCGCCGAACTGGCGGAGGCCATCGGCGCTGTGGACCACACACTCACCGGGCTGACAGCGGAACTGGCGGCGGTCGCGGCCCGACGGGAGACGCTGGAGTCCGACCGGCGGTGCCGCCCCGGTCACCGGGCCGTCACCGAGGCGGAACGTGACCTCGACCGGGCCCAGTCGGTCACCGAGGCCCGCGACGACGCGGTACGGGACGCCGTCGCGCGGCTCACCAGGTGCGAGTCGGCCGCCCGGGTGGCGCAGGACGGACTCGACCACGTGGCGTCCGAGCACCGGCTGCCTGCCGACGTACAGGCACTGCGCGCGGTGGCGGAGACGGTCCAGGGGCTGCAGGACACCGGAAGTCAGTGGCTCCTGGCCCATGTCCAGCTGGCCTCGGAGCGGCGTACGGCCCTGGAGCTGCGGTCCCGGGCCGAGCGTTCCGGCCGGGCCGCCCAGGAACACGAGGAGGAGGCGGGCCGCGCGGCATCGACGGCGCGGGCGCTCGCCGCGCAGCTGGAGGAGTTCGAGCACACCATCGGGGCGGAGTACGAGGAGACGCTCGCCCGGATCGACGAGATGCGGGAGTCGCACCGGCGCGCACAGTCCCGGCTGCGCGACTGCGCCTCGCTGCTGCGGACGGTCGAGGGGCGCATAGGCGCACTGAACAGTGAGCGCGCCGCCGCCGCGGAGCACCGTGACGCCGCGGTGACCGCACGCGACGCGGCCGCGGACCGGTTCCGGTATCTGCTGCGGCTGGGATTCCCCGCCGACGCGGGCGCCGAGGCCGAGGTGCGGGCGGGTGAGGGGACCAAGGCCACGCTGGAGACCGCGCGCACCCTGGGGGCGCTCTGGCCGTCCGTCCCCTACGAGCCGAAGAACGTCGCGGACGCGCTCGGGCGGCTCAGTGAGACCGTCCACATGAGCCGCCAGGCACTCGGCGAGCGGGCCGACCTCGCGATGGAGACGCACGACGACGTTCAGGTGCTGTCGGCGGCCATGGACGGCGTACGCATGGGCGCGGCGGGTCTGCTCATCGCGCTGACGGCGGAGCGTGACCGGAGCCTGGACGAGATCACCAGCGATGAGCGCGAGCTGTTCGACCGCACTCTCACGGGCAACACCCGCCGCCATCTCGCGGCACGCATCCGGCAGGCCAACGAGCTGGTCGACGCGATGAACGCCCGCCTGGAGCGCGTGCGTACGGCGTCCCGGGTGGCCGTACGTCTGGTGTGGCAGGTCGATCCGGGGCTGCCGCCCGGCACCAGGGCAGCCCGCGACCTGCTGCTGAAGGACCCCGTGCGGATGTCGGACGGGGACCGGGAGGCACTGCACCGATTCTTCCGCGAACGGGTCGAGGAGGCCAAGGCGTCCGACACCGCGAAGAACTGGGAGGAGCAGCTGACGCGGGTGCTGGACTACACGGCCTGGCACCAGTTCGTGGTGAAGCTGGACCGGGCCAACGGTCAGGGCTGGCAGTTGCTGACCAAGAAGCTGCACGGTGCGCTGTCCGGCGGGGAGAAGGCCATCGCCCTGCATCTGCCGCTGTTCGCGGCGGTGGCCGCGCACTACCAGGCGGTGCCGAAGGCGCCCCGGCTGATACTGCTGGACGAGGTCTTCGTCGGGGTCGACTCCACCAACCGGGGCCAGGTCTTCGAGCTGCTGTGCTCGCTCGACCTCGACCTCATGCTCACGTCGGACCACGAGTGGTGCACGTACCAGGAGCTCGACGGCATCGCGGTGCACCAGCTGATCACCGGGGGCGGCGGACCGGACGACGACGCGGTGACCACGGCGCGCTTCGTGTGGAACGGCGCGGAGCTGGTGGCGCAGGAGGCTCCGGAGGCTCTTCCGCGCGGGGAGGAGACTCCGCGCGTGCCGCTGCCGCGCGAGGAGCAGCCGTGACGCACGCGCTCGACCGTCCCGAACTGGCGCCGCTGTGGCAGGCGTTGCACGCGCGCCTGTCCGCCGGGCAGCCGGTCACTCGGGTACGGATCGGCCCGCTGGACGAGGCCGCCAGGAGCGCGCTGGCGGACCTCCTCGGCCTCGACCGGCTTCCCGGTCCGCAGCCCACGGTGGCACTGGCCCGGCTCGACGAGGCGCTTGTCGACAGCTGCGGCCAGGACACCCGGTCCGTGGTCGCCGCGATCGCCGGCCCGCTCGGCGACCGGACGGCGGAGCGGGCATCCGTCGCCGCCGAGCGTGCCGCCCTGTGGGAGTGGTTCGCCACGCACCCGGTCGTCCTGGCGCAGCCGGCGCTCGACGCCTGGGTCGGGCCGGTCCGGCGGGCCGGGGTGATCGGCGGCTCCGTCACCGCCACCCGGCGGACGCTCGACGACGCTCTGCACGTCCTGGCCGGGCTTCCTGCCTGCGGGGAGCCGTTGCCTGTCTTCGCCACCCGGATCCTCGACGACTCCCACGCACTGGACGACGGCACCCGCCTCTCCTCCCTGGTGCTGCGCGCCCTGTCCGCCCTCTACGGCACCGCGGCCCCCGAGACGGCGGCGGACCGGCGCGCGCTGTGGTCGCGCGCCGGACTCGCCGACGACGCGCTGTCCACGACGGTGCTCACCGCGGGTCTGCGCCCGGCAGGCCGAGGTCCGGTGGCCGGCGCCCTGACCGCGCTCTCCGCAGCCGGCCACGCCACCCACCTCACCCTGGCCCAGCTGCGCGACCCCGGCGACCTGCGCTTCCCGCCCACCGCCGTGCACCTCACGGAGAACCCGAGCATCCCTGCCCTGGCCCTTCAACGCTTCGGGCCTGCCTGCCCGCCCCTGGTCTGCACCTCCGGCTGGCCGAACAGCGCGGTGATCCTCCTGCTCGACCGTCTCGCCGAGGCCGGTGCACCGCTGCGCTACCACGGCGACTTCGACGGGGAGGGCCTGCGCATCGCCGCCCACGTCCTGGCCCGGAGCACGGCCACGCTGTGGCGCATGTCCACGTCCGACTTCCTGGCGGCACACGCCCACGCGCCGTCCGGCCCCGCCGCAGGCCGGATCACCGCCGCCCCCTGGGACGCCGAACTGGCTCCGGCCCTCGCGGCCAGGGGAACGGCCGTCCTCGAGGAGCATGTGGCCGAGGACCTGCTGGCCGACCTGGCGCGGTTGTGTACGGATCGACAGATCGGGTCCATCCAAGGTCTACCCGCAAGTAACTCCCGCTGATTGGATGTGTGTCGCCGGTCTACCCCACCCTCAGCATCACCTGGAGACCCTCGTGTCACACTCCTCGCTCCGCCGCCTCCCGGGCATGACGCTGTCCGCCGCGCTCGCCGCGGTGACGCTCGGCGTCGCCGCTCCGCCCGCCTCGGCCGCTTCGGCCGCCGAGACGCCCTCGCTGCGCGTGCTCTCGTACAACACGTTCATCTTCAGCAAGAGCCTCTACCCCAACTGGGGTCAGGACCACCGCGCCGTGGAGATTCCGAAGGCGTCGTTCTTCCGCGGCAATGATGTCGTCGTCATCCAGGAGGCGTTCGACAACGGGGCATCGGAAGCGCTCATGCGGAACGCCTCCGCCGAGTACCCGTACCGCACGCCGGTGGTGGGCCGGAGCACGAGCGGCTGGGACGCGACGGGCGGCGCCTACTCCTCGACGACACCGGAGGACGGCGGCGTCGCCGTCCTGAGCAAGTGGCCGGTCATCCGCAAGGAGCAGCACATCTTCAAGGACGCCTGCGGCGCCGACTGGTGGTCCAACAAGGGCTTCGCCTATGCGGCGCTGAACGTCAACGGCACCCGCGTCCACGTCGTGGGAACGCATGCGCAGTCGACCGACCCGGGATGCAAGGCCGGTGAGGCGGCGCAGAAGCGCAGCCTCCAGTTCAAGCAGATCGACGCGTTCCTCGACGCGAAGAACATCCCGGCATCCGAACAGGTCATCGTCGCAGGTGACTTGAACGTCGACTCGCACTCCGCCGAGTACACCTCCCTCCTCGCCGACGCCGGTCTCGCCGGAACGGACGCCCGGACGGGTCACCTCTACTCGTTCGACACCCAGGACAACTCGATCGCCGCCGAGCGCTACCCGGACGACCCGCGCGAGGACCTCGACTACGTCCTGCACCGCGCCGGGCACGTGAAGCCGTCCGGCTGGGAGAACGAGGTGATCAAGGAACGGAGCGCCCCCTGGTCCGTCTCCAGTTGGGGCACCACGTACACGTACACGAACCTCTCGGATCACTACCCGGTGGTCGCGTCCGGGCAGTAAGACAGCCGGTGGATAGTCGGACACGGTGGGGAATGGGCACAGTGCGCCGCCCCTTCCCCGCCGCTGTCCGCGCCACCCCGCCGCGAGTCACACCGAAGGAACCCCTTTATGGGCCGCCCCGCTGATGATCGAGATCCGGCGCGATGCGTACATGCGGGAGCCAGGGGGCCCGGCCGGTTCCGGCCTGACCGCCCTGGCCGCGGGGCTGGCCGCACTGGTGGACGCGCTGTCCCGGGGCGATCAGCTCATCGAGCGGGCGTGAGGCGGGAGTAGCAGCCATGAACCGGCGTCAGAAGAAGACACCGCAGCGCAGCAGCACATTCGCATAGGGCCGGGCCTCCCCGGACCGCACCACCAGCCGGGCACCCGCGGAGAGCGCCTTCAGCTCCTCGTGCGGAACGAACGCGAGGTCCCGGAACCGTTCCTCCAGGAGCCGTGCGGCCCCGGGGTTGGCCTCCCGTACCTCGTGCGCGGCCGTCGCTCCCTCCACCACGAGTTCGGCGAGCAGCCCGTCGAGCACCTCGGCGAACGACGGTGTCCCGGCCCGGAACGCCAGGTCGACGACCCGCGGGCCACGCGGGATGGACATCCCCACGTCACAGATCAGGACCCCGTCTCCGTGGCCCAGCTCGGCCAGCCCGCCCGACAGATGGCGGTTGAGGATGCCTGACCTCTTCACAGCGCGGACACCTCGTCGGCCGTCGGGAAGGAGTCCTGCGCACCCTTGCGGGTGACCGCCGCCGCGCCCACCTGAACGGCGAACTCCGCAGCCTCCAGAAGCCCTTCGCCCCGGCCGAGCCGCCAGGCCAGGGCTGCGGTGAAGGCGTCACCGGCCCCCGTGGTGTCCACGGCGTCGACCTTCGGACTCGGTACGCGTACGAGGTCACCCGTACGGCTGTCGGCGACGAGCGCGCCCGCCGCCCCCAGCGTGACCACGACCGACCGCGGGCCGAGAGCGAGCAGCCCCCGCGCCCGGTCCTCCGGCGTGTCCCCCGCCGTGCCGCCCAGGATGAACAGCGCCTCGTGCTCGTTCACGACCAGTGGGTCGCAGACCGCGAGCACCTGTTCCGGCAGGGGTGCGGGCGGCGAGGGGTTGAGTACGAACCGGGTGTCCGATGAGACGGTACGAGCCACCTCGGCCACTGTCTCCAGGGGAATCTCCAGTTGTACGGAGACGACCCGCGCCGCTGCCAGCAGGGACCCGGCGGCCCGGACGTCCTGCGGGGTCAGCCGGGCGTTGGCCCCCGGCGACACCACGATGCTGTTGTCGCCCGAGGGGTCCACGGTGATCAGCGCGACTCCGGTGGGCGCCCCGCCGACGAGGACACCGGCGGTGTCCACGCCCGCCGCGCGCTGCGATTCCAGCAGCAGCCGGCCGTGGGCGTCGTCACCGACCCGGGCCAGCAGGGCGGCACCGGCGCCCAGCCGGGCGGCGGCGACCGCCTGGTTCGCGCCCTTGCCGCCCGGGTGGACGGCCAGGTCGGAGCCGAGCACGGTCTCGCCCGGTGCGGGGCGGCGCTCGACGCCGATCACCAGGTCGGCGTTGGCCGACCCCACGACCAACAGGTCGTACCGGCCGTGCTCGTACTCGTGCATCTCTCCTGCTTTCCGTGTATCGCGTGCTCTTCGTGGTCAGGTCCGTTCGCGAGCGAGGCGCTCAGGAGAAGTCGGCGACGTTCTTCTCGGTGACGACCTTGACCGGAACCTTCACCATTCTGTCGACGTCCTTGCCCTGCGCGGCCCTGACCGCGTTCCGGACGGCGATCTTGCCCAGCTCCTTGGGCTGCTGCGCCACGGACGCGTACAGCGTTCCCGCCTCGACCGCCTTGAGACCGTCGGGAGTTCCGTCGAAGCCGACGACGGTGACGGACTTGCCGGCCTTGTTTCCGAGCGCCTTGACGGCGCCGAGCGCCATCTCGTCGTTCTCGGCGAACACTCCGGTGACGTCGGCATGGGACTGGAGCAGGTTGGTCATGACGTCCAGCCCCTTGGTGCGGTCGAAGTCCGCGGGCTGCCGTGCGACGACCTTGATGCCCGGGTACGCCTTGATGCCCTCGGCGAAGCCCGCACCGCGCTCGCGGCTGGCGGAGGTTCCCGCGGTGCCCTGGAGGACCACGATGCTGCCCTTGCCACCGAGCTTGCCGGCCAGCGCCTCGGCGGCGAGCCTGCCGCCGGCCACGTTGTCGGAGGCGACGAGGGTCGCGGTGTCCGCCTTGTTCACGCCCCGGTCCGCGGCGATCACCGGGATACCGGCCTTGTTCGCGGTCCGCACCCCGGGGCCGACCGCGTCCGAGTCCACCGGGTTGACGATGATGGACTTCATCCCCGAGCTGGAGAAGTTCTGGAGCTGGTTGGCCTGCTGGGAGGCGTCGTTCTGCGCGTCGGTGACGGTGAGTTCGATCCCGGCGGCCTTGGCCTCCGCCTGTGCGCCCTCCTTCATCTGGACGAAGAATGGGTTGTTGAGGGTGGAGAGCGACATGCCCACCTTGGTGGTCACCCCGGGCGTACCGGAGTTGAAGAACGACACGGCGGCGACGACGGCCGCCACGCACACGGCACCGATCGCGAGCTTGGCCGCCCCCGGCCCCTTCCGGGCAGGACCGGCCGCACCGGACGCGGGTGCGGTTGCGGAGCCGGCCTTGCGGCGCAGCGTGTCGAGGAGCACCGCGAGGGCGATGACGACGCCGATGACGACCTGCTGCCAGAAGGCGGACACGGACAGCAGGTTGAGGCCGTTGCGCAGCACGGCGAGTATGAGCGCGCCTATCAGGGTGCCGGACGCCTTGCCTACGCCGCCCGCCAGGCTGGCACCGCCGATGACGACCGCGGCGATCGCGTCGAGCTCGTATCCCTGTGCCGCCTGCGGCTGCGCGGAGACGAGACGGGAAGCCAGCACGATGCCCGCGACAGCGGCGAAGAGGCCGGACAGGGCGTAGATGACGAGCTTCTGCCGCTTGACGCGCAGTCCGGAGAGGCGGGCCGCCTCCTCGTTGCCGCCGATCGCGTACATCGAGCGGCCGATGTAGGTGCGGGCCAGGATGAGCGCGGTGACGAGTCCCATGACGATCATCACGAGGACGGGGACCGGCAGCCAGCCGCCGAGCGTGTCACCGAGCACGGAGACCGAGTCGGGGAAGGCGATCGGGCTGCCCTGGGAGATGACCAGGGACAGGCCGCGAGCGACCGAGAGCATGGCCAGCGTCGCGATGAACGGCGGCAGTTTGCCGTACGAGACGAGGGCCCCGTTGACGAAGCCGCAGGCGATGCCGGTGACGACGGCCAGGATGACCGCCAGCCAGACGGGCACCCCCTCGGACGTCGCCGACCATGCCAGGACGGTCGCGGAGAGGGCTGCCACGGAGCCGACAGACAGGTCGATGCCCGCCGAGACGATGACGAAGGTGACGCCGAACGCGAGGATCGCGGTGACGGCGGCCTGCACACCGACGTTCAGCAGGTTCTGCGTGGTCAGGAAGTCTCCGGAGAGCAGCGACATCGCCACGACCAGGACGACCAGGGCGCTCAGCGCGCCGTTGTCGAGCAGGATGCGGCGCCCCGCACGGACGGTGGCGCCACTCGCGCCCGTATCGCTCTTGAGCGTGTCAGTGGCCACGGGGGCCCTCCACTTCGTTCACTGCGGGGTTTGACGTGGGGGTGGGAGCGCTGACCGCGAGGGCCATCACCGCGTCCTGGGTCGCTTCGTGCGCGGGGATCTCCCCGGCGATGCGGCCCTGGGCCATGACCAGCACCCGGTCGCTCATGCCGAGGACCTCTGGCAGGTCGCTGGAGATCATCAGGACCGCGTGCCCGGAGGCCGTCAGTTCGTTGATGAGCTGGTAGATCTCGACCTTGGCACCGACGTCGATACCGCGCGTCGGCTCGTCGAGGATGAGCACCTTGGTGTCGGCGAGCAGCCATTTGCCGATGACGACCTTCTGCTGGTTGCCGCCGGACAGGGTGCGGACGTGCTGGCCGAGCCCGGCCATCCGTACGCCGAGCTGTTCGGCGATCCGGGCTGCCGCGGTGCGCTGCCCCTTGAGGTCCACGAGACCCGAGCGGCTCGCCGAACGCAGCGTGACCAGGCCGAGGTTCTCCTGCACGGACGCGTCGAGGACGAGGCCCTGGCCCTTGCGGTCCTCGGGTACGAGACCGATCCCGGCGTTCATGGCGGCGGTCACGTCGTGCTTGGCCAGGCGTTGGCCGAGTACGTCGACGGTGCCGGCGTCATAGGGGTCGGCACCGAACACGGCGCGGGCGACCTCGGTGCGCCCCGCGCCCACGAGGCCCGCCAGTCCGACGACCTCACCCGCCCGGATCTCGAAGCCGACGTCGTGGAAGACGCCGTGCCGGGTCAGTCCGCGGACGGAGAGCAGGGGCTCCCCCGCCTTCGGCCGTTCCCGCGGATACTGCTGCTCGATGCTGCGTCCCACCATGAGCTGGACGAGTTCCGTCTCGGGTGTCGAGGCCGGCACCTGGTCGATGCTGCGGCCGTCGCGCAGGACGGTGACCCGGTCGCCGAGCGCGGCGATCTCCTCCAGGTGATGGGTGATGAAGACGATCCCCACCCCCTCCTCGCGGAGTTGCCGCACGATGCGGAAGAGTTTCCCGACCTCCTCGGAGGTGAGGACGGCCGTCGGCTCGTCCATGATCAGGACGCGCGCGTCCAGGCTGAGGGCCTTGGCGATCTCCACCATCTGGAGCCGGGCGATGCCGAGTTCGCGCACCTTGGTCTTCGGGGAGACCCGCACACCGACGCGG belongs to Streptomyces finlayi and includes:
- a CDS encoding TIGR02678 family protein gives rise to the protein MSNFANQLVVAEREEMSRCIRTLLVRPLLTERADPVVFDLVRRRRDPLAHWFDYHCGWTLAVEPRLGYARLLKFNAEADASRPARRTRAGRAPFDRRRYVLLCLTAAELLSVPVTTIGLLADRVVQAASADEALSAFDTAQRAERVAFVDVLRLLESYGALQTVDGATDSFAESVEAKVLYRVDSSVLMRLLAAPCGPSRIAVPAADIPARFEELLTGLVEERRYGLPVGGDAADDAQPDTPLSPVRRNLWLRHSVLRRLLDQPVLHRDELSEAELGYLASPTGRQILRRAAEQAGFVLEERAEGFMLVDPDAIATDSKFPDDANHAKVAALLLLDVLNAAPAGCAPEQLAVEAERILDRFPRWGKAYRTEGGAAALADDAVRVLADFRLVRREGGRVVPRPAAARYRVTSATLKEEHPA
- the rbsD gene encoding D-ribose pyranase, with product MKRSGILNRHLSGGLAELGHGDGVLICDVGMSIPRGPRVVDLAFRAGTPSFAEVLDGLLAELVVEGATAAHEVREANPGAARLLEERFRDLAFVPHEELKALSAGARLVVRSGEARPYANVLLRCGVFF
- a CDS encoding TIGR02679 family protein; the protein is MTHALDRPELAPLWQALHARLSAGQPVTRVRIGPLDEAARSALADLLGLDRLPGPQPTVALARLDEALVDSCGQDTRSVVAAIAGPLGDRTAERASVAAERAALWEWFATHPVVLAQPALDAWVGPVRRAGVIGGSVTATRRTLDDALHVLAGLPACGEPLPVFATRILDDSHALDDGTRLSSLVLRALSALYGTAAPETAADRRALWSRAGLADDALSTTVLTAGLRPAGRGPVAGALTALSAAGHATHLTLAQLRDPGDLRFPPTAVHLTENPSIPALALQRFGPACPPLVCTSGWPNSAVILLLDRLAEAGAPLRYHGDFDGEGLRIAAHVLARSTATLWRMSTSDFLAAHAHAPSGPAAGRITAAPWDAELAPALAARGTAVLEEHVAEDLLADLARLCTDRQIGSIQGLPASNSR
- a CDS encoding TIGR02680 family protein, whose protein sequence is MTVTALPLSAPGSASGGSGPGERWQPTRAGVLNVWRYYDEVFTFHRGRLLLRGPNGTGKSKALEVLLPFLFDASLRPHRLSTFGGSERTMHWNLMGEGATGLTRVGYVWLEFRSERGEGGAGEGGAGEGGAEEFLTIGARLQAGERTTTVTTDFFTSRSRVGVPGGLSLVNDSGQPLTKAALAAELSGHGEVHASASDYRDTVRQTLFPGLSEQRYNALITALLQLRTPKLSQRLDPSLLSELLSRALPPLDQGEISELADGFERLDRRREHLARLEDEVRAAQALGARQRAYAQRVLRAGAAALISATTDMDNRTRTATECEEEFRAAVAEREKAEEEQRETEASGAELVARIEVLTESDAYREGQDLDQRRQRAAEAHRDAEARQLAADAARTTADQDEARHARALESADAQAERVRLAESDSWQVARRAGMSAACTEVSGALEAGNPDRAGQILHGAVRGRRSQVEDVREALGVLRAALAERTSAEERVEASRAGLAAASEQRAQAADRYQQAAGAQAERLREWARRCGELSFDESAVEELAGRAAAETEVLALVDAAARRVEHALTTAEATVTARIGTARTEREALAAEAGRLREVAELPPPTPAFRTADRSRLSGAPLWKLVGFHDAVPAATRSAVEAALEASGLLDAWVAPYGGAFALGHDTFAEAEWAEPAPGRHLGEVLRPEPGAPVSAERIGQLLTGIAYGDTLPPEHGAAVGADGTWRLASATGSWAKSDVAYIGASARARSRERRIAELAEAIGAVDHTLTGLTAELAAVAARRETLESDRRCRPGHRAVTEAERDLDRAQSVTEARDDAVRDAVARLTRCESAARVAQDGLDHVASEHRLPADVQALRAVAETVQGLQDTGSQWLLAHVQLASERRTALELRSRAERSGRAAQEHEEEAGRAASTARALAAQLEEFEHTIGAEYEETLARIDEMRESHRRAQSRLRDCASLLRTVEGRIGALNSERAAAAEHRDAAVTARDAAADRFRYLLRLGFPADAGAEAEVRAGEGTKATLETARTLGALWPSVPYEPKNVADALGRLSETVHMSRQALGERADLAMETHDDVQVLSAAMDGVRMGAAGLLIALTAERDRSLDEITSDERELFDRTLTGNTRRHLAARIRQANELVDAMNARLERVRTASRVAVRLVWQVDPGLPPGTRAARDLLLKDPVRMSDGDREALHRFFRERVEEAKASDTAKNWEEQLTRVLDYTAWHQFVVKLDRANGQGWQLLTKKLHGALSGGEKAIALHLPLFAAVAAHYQAVPKAPRLILLDEVFVGVDSTNRGQVFELLCSLDLDLMLTSDHEWCTYQELDGIAVHQLITGGGGPDDDAVTTARFVWNGAELVAQEAPEALPRGEETPRVPLPREEQP
- the sph gene encoding sphingomyelin phosphodiesterase, with translation MCVAGLPHPQHHLETLVSHSSLRRLPGMTLSAALAAVTLGVAAPPASAASAAETPSLRVLSYNTFIFSKSLYPNWGQDHRAVEIPKASFFRGNDVVVIQEAFDNGASEALMRNASAEYPYRTPVVGRSTSGWDATGGAYSSTTPEDGGVAVLSKWPVIRKEQHIFKDACGADWWSNKGFAYAALNVNGTRVHVVGTHAQSTDPGCKAGEAAQKRSLQFKQIDAFLDAKNIPASEQVIVAGDLNVDSHSAEYTSLLADAGLAGTDARTGHLYSFDTQDNSIAAERYPDDPREDLDYVLHRAGHVKPSGWENEVIKERSAPWSVSSWGTTYTYTNLSDHYPVVASGQ